A genome region from Candidatus Woesearchaeota archaeon includes the following:
- a CDS encoding HEPN domain-containing protein: MKLFDFNKMIDDPKLLENKIRTYQRKNILVMQPEDKALIKGHQAKAEHNLRFIKDNLKLGYHDWCVVGCYYAAYQAAMALLSKKGYRTKSHDATLCVLIKEYHNQGIDAEDIALINSLFFDYHDLLFYVQSKLKREEATYSTRYVFDKSLVEQLRIKSIMFVNKAKQILESQN; encoded by the coding sequence ATGAAGCTGTTTGACTTCAATAAGATGATAGATGATCCTAAACTGTTGGAAAATAAAATTAGGACTTACCAAAGGAAGAATATCTTGGTCATGCAGCCAGAAGATAAAGCTCTCATCAAAGGTCATCAAGCCAAGGCAGAGCATAATCTGAGATTCATTAAAGACAACCTGAAGTTAGGTTATCATGACTGGTGTGTTGTAGGTTGCTATTATGCAGCATATCAGGCAGCCATGGCGCTCCTGAGCAAGAAAGGTTACAGGACCAAGAGTCATGATGCCACTCTCTGTGTGTTGATTAAGGAATATCATAACCAGGGAATTGATGCAGAGGACATAGCTCTGATAAACAGTCTATTCTTTGATTATCATGATCTTTTATTTTATGTGCAGTCAAAATTAAAGCGAGAAGAGGCAACATACTCAACAAGATACGTGTTTGACAAATCTTTGGTTGAGCAATTAAGGATTAAGTCAATCATGTTTGTCAACAAAGCTAAACAGATATTAGAAAGCCAAAATTAA
- a CDS encoding nucleotidyltransferase domain-containing protein — protein MKTIGTSKIMYLFYRNTDKSFHLREIARRTGLNENSASRFLNQLEKEGFLTSRKDANLKKYSSKKNLKTFALFTLFDVERLSMLPSIRKNAIACFLDKLTEKPVIAFLFGSTAKGTYTEDSDIDLLLITNKKMDTGNAERYAESQTAIRINVFQMTFLDFKTELRMKQDYVVQSALNTGYPITNHVFFYEVYYNEAV, from the coding sequence ATGAAAACAATAGGGACCTCAAAGATTATGTATCTCTTTTACAGGAATACGGATAAGAGCTTTCATCTGAGAGAGATTGCTAGAAGGACAGGATTGAATGAGAACAGCGCATCAAGATTCCTCAACCAGTTGGAGAAAGAGGGATTTCTCACATCAAGAAAGGATGCAAATCTCAAGAAATATTCATCAAAGAAAAATCTCAAGACCTTTGCATTATTCACCCTGTTTGATGTCGAGAGGTTAAGCATGCTACCAAGCATAAGGAAGAATGCAATAGCATGTTTTCTTGACAAGCTCACTGAGAAGCCGGTCATAGCATTCCTGTTCGGTTCCACTGCAAAAGGGACCTACACCGAAGATTCTGATATTGATTTATTGTTGATTACTAATAAAAAAATGGACACAGGCAATGCAGAAAGATATGCCGAGTCGCAGACTGCCATAAGGATCAATGTTTTCCAGATGACTTTTCTTGATTTCAAGACAGAACTGAGGATGAAGCAGGATTATGTTGTGCAGTCTGCCCTTAACACAGGTTACCCGATAACGAATCATGTGTTCTTCTATGAGGTTTATTATAATGAAGCTGTTTGA
- a CDS encoding TrmB family transcriptional regulator gives MPFEPGLLRNIETLGLSQNEAKVYIALLEMRSASAGLVAQKSGVHRVNVYDTLERLMEKGLVSTSSKAEKKYFEVASPENLKRIAERKRKEIEQFDEIFPQLELKYQMGTEKQEVHHFKGKRGIISIYEDMIETLKPGEYMYGLGTTGIMREILKHWITDWTRRRDGKGVKVKSIYYQNARGKEIFPLQERRFLPKQFGFFPTTTYVYADKVAIISFTGMIGVVIQSKEIAVNFKRYFDQMWSISED, from the coding sequence ATGCCGTTTGAGCCTGGATTACTTAGGAACATAGAGACCCTTGGTCTCAGCCAGAATGAGGCAAAGGTCTATATTGCACTTCTGGAGATGCGGAGCGCTTCTGCCGGTTTAGTTGCACAGAAATCAGGCGTTCACAGGGTCAATGTCTATGATACTCTTGAGAGATTGATGGAAAAGGGCCTTGTGAGCACCTCCTCCAAAGCTGAGAAGAAATATTTTGAAGTGGCCTCACCTGAGAATCTCAAGCGAATCGCAGAAAGAAAGAGAAAAGAGATTGAGCAGTTCGATGAGATTTTTCCTCAGCTTGAGCTGAAGTATCAGATGGGCACTGAGAAGCAGGAGGTGCATCACTTCAAGGGAAAGCGCGGCATAATCTCTATCTATGAAGATATGATCGAGACCCTGAAGCCTGGAGAATACATGTATGGTCTTGGAACAACAGGCATCATGAGAGAGATACTGAAGCACTGGATCACTGACTGGACCAGGAGAAGGGATGGGAAGGGTGTCAAGGTCAAGTCAATATATTATCAGAATGCGCGGGGCAAGGAGATCTTTCCTCTCCAGGAAAGACGTTTTCTTCCCAAGCAGTTCGGCTTCTTCCCCACAACAACCTATGTCTATGCTGATAAGGTCGCTATCATCTCTTTCACTGGCATGATAGGTGTTGTTATCCAGTCAAAAGAGATTGCTGTCAACTTCAAGAGATATTTTGACCAGATGTGGAGCATATCTGAGGATTAG
- a CDS encoding NAD(P)H-dependent oxidoreductase subunit E: protein MDIILDEFWKIQDKEGYVSEEAMKKLSKKTGIPIVKLYAAASFYSFIYTKPQGKYVIRLCNSPSCYLNGSLNIAEWIEKELGIRSGETTKDRLFSFHIGSCIGCCNEAPAMMINDKVYGNLTEQKVKGIFEKCRK from the coding sequence ATGGACATCATCCTGGATGAATTCTGGAAGATACAGGACAAAGAGGGCTATGTCTCAGAAGAGGCCATGAAAAAGCTCTCGAAAAAGACAGGGATCCCGATAGTGAAGCTATATGCTGCAGCCTCATTCTATTCATTCATCTACACAAAGCCCCAGGGAAAATATGTGATAAGGCTGTGCAACAGCCCATCATGCTATCTCAATGGAAGCCTTAACATAGCAGAATGGATTGAGAAAGAGCTTGGCATAAGATCAGGCGAGACCACAAAAGACAGACTCTTCTCATTCCACATAGGATCATGCATCGGATGCTGCAATGAAGCCCCAGCCATGATGATAAACGACAAGGTCTATGGAAATCTGACAGAGCAGAAAGTGA